A genomic region of Sulfuricurvum sp. IAE1 contains the following coding sequences:
- the queF gene encoding preQ(1) synthase: MKYGEQIVENFDVEKDFEIWPNQHERDYVIKVTLPEFTCLCPRSGYPDFATIYVEYTPDKWVAELKAIKLYINSFRNRHISHENSANEIYSVFEQKIAPKRLKVVADFYPRGNVHTVVEIDSEKIVKEK, encoded by the coding sequence ATGAAATACGGAGAACAAATCGTCGAAAATTTCGACGTTGAAAAAGATTTTGAGATTTGGCCCAATCAGCACGAGCGTGATTATGTGATCAAGGTGACGCTGCCCGAGTTCACCTGCCTCTGCCCCCGCAGCGGATACCCTGATTTTGCGACGATTTACGTCGAATATACTCCCGACAAATGGGTGGCGGAACTCAAAGCGATCAAACTCTACATTAATTCGTTCAGAAACCGCCATATTTCGCACGAAAACAGTGCGAACGAGATCTATAGCGTCTTCGAACAGAAAATCGCTCCTAAGCGCTTAAAAGTGGTCGCCGATTTCTATCCGCGCGGAAATGTCCACACGGTCGTCGAGATCGACAGCGAAAAGATCGTAAAAGAAAAATAA
- the pstB gene encoding phosphate ABC transporter ATP-binding protein PstB, translating into MASIIDIQDECALHVRDFEFTYKGASAPSLKKITMPIAKHAVTALIGPSGCGKTTLLRSFNRMHDLYPGNTYAGEIEFEGRNILAPKEDLIHLRTKIGMIFQKPTAFPMSIFDNVAYGMRLQGIKNKSELEGRVEKALQDAALWKEVKDRLKHDANGLSGGQQQRLCIARAIAVEPEVLLFDEPTSALDPISTQGIEKLVIELKERVSIIIVTHNMQQAARVSDYTGFMYLGELVELGHTEELFVTPKEKLTQEYITGKFG; encoded by the coding sequence ATGGCTTCCATCATCGATATCCAGGACGAATGCGCGCTGCACGTGCGCGATTTCGAATTCACCTACAAAGGGGCATCCGCACCCAGCCTCAAAAAAATCACGATGCCGATCGCCAAACATGCCGTCACGGCACTGATCGGCCCTTCGGGGTGCGGAAAAACGACGTTGCTGCGCTCGTTCAACCGGATGCACGATCTCTATCCCGGTAACACCTACGCCGGAGAGATCGAATTCGAAGGGCGCAACATCCTCGCCCCCAAAGAAGACCTGATCCATCTTCGGACCAAAATCGGGATGATCTTCCAAAAACCCACGGCGTTTCCGATGTCGATTTTCGACAACGTCGCCTACGGTATGCGACTGCAGGGGATCAAAAACAAAAGTGAACTGGAAGGAAGAGTTGAAAAGGCTCTTCAGGACGCGGCGCTGTGGAAAGAGGTCAAAGACCGTCTCAAACACGACGCCAACGGCCTCTCAGGCGGTCAGCAACAGCGGCTGTGCATCGCCCGCGCGATCGCGGTAGAGCCCGAAGTGCTCCTTTTCGACGAACCCACCTCCGCGCTTGATCCGATCTCGACGCAGGGGATCGAAAAACTGGTCATCGAACTCAAAGAGCGGGTGAGCATCATCATCGTTACGCACAACATGCAGCAGGCGGCGCGGGTAAGTGACTATACGGGGTTTATGTACCTGGGGGAACTGGTGGAGCTGGGGCATACCGAAGAGCTCTTCGTCACCCCGAAAGAAAAACTGACGCAGGAATACATCACCGGAAAATTCGGTTAA
- the pstA gene encoding phosphate ABC transporter permease PstA — MTATQKRIVINRIALTLSSLSAVVALGFLFWILYVLVSNGINALNWNIFTMEGAPPGYEDSGLKHALVGQLILVGLATLIGVPLGIMAGTYLSEYGKNSRLAHAIRDISDIMMSAPSIVIGAFVYAVVVMPMGHFSAWAGAIALGIIMIPIILRTTDDMLQLVPGTLREAAFALGAPKYKVIMDVVYRGAKAGILTGVLLGIARVGGETAPLLFTSFNDNFFTTDLNEAMPSLTVTIFNYAISPYEDWQQLGWAAAFILSMFILGLNILGRLILFYGKKRK; from the coding sequence ATGACCGCTACCCAAAAACGGATCGTGATCAACCGCATCGCGCTGACCCTCTCGAGTCTCAGCGCAGTCGTCGCGCTGGGCTTTTTGTTCTGGATCCTCTATGTTCTCGTCAGTAACGGGATCAATGCCCTGAACTGGAACATCTTCACGATGGAAGGTGCCCCTCCGGGGTATGAGGATAGCGGCCTCAAGCACGCTCTCGTCGGACAGCTGATCCTCGTCGGTCTCGCCACCCTGATCGGCGTTCCGCTGGGGATCATGGCCGGGACCTACCTCAGCGAATACGGCAAAAATTCGCGTCTGGCCCATGCTATCCGCGACATCAGCGACATCATGATGTCGGCTCCCTCGATCGTCATCGGGGCGTTCGTTTACGCCGTCGTCGTCATGCCGATGGGGCATTTCAGCGCGTGGGCCGGGGCGATCGCGCTGGGGATCATCATGATCCCCATTATCCTCCGGACCACCGACGATATGCTTCAGCTCGTCCCCGGGACGTTGCGCGAAGCGGCATTCGCACTGGGTGCGCCTAAATACAAAGTGATCATGGACGTCGTCTACCGCGGCGCCAAAGCGGGGATTCTCACCGGGGTACTCCTGGGAATTGCCCGCGTCGGCGGGGAAACGGCACCGCTGTTGTTCACGTCGTTCAACGACAACTTTTTCACTACCGATCTCAACGAGGCGATGCCGTCGCTGACGGTCACGATCTTCAACTACGCCATCAGCCCCTATGAGGACTGGCAGCAGCTCGGATGGGCCGCGGCGTTCATCCTCTCGATGTTTATCCTGGGACTTAATATCCTCGGACGACTGATCTTATTCTACGGAAAGAAAAGGAAATAA
- the pstC gene encoding phosphate ABC transporter permease subunit PstC: MLDKIFHNMTRFSALLILFIVAWIFVVLFDHSTEAMQAFGFDFIAKDEWAPNVDKFGAYAAIFGSVVSTFLAMLIAIPVAIGVAIFLSEIAHDKIKGFFGVSVELLAAIPSVIYGMWGLFYFVPIIRDLFGGMGIGLLSAAIVLSIMILPFMAAVTRDAMNTTPDILKESAYALGGTQWDVIKDIIIPYAKAGIIGSLILALGRAIGETMAVTFVMGNVHHTPTSILSPTTSIPVTLANEFTEADSSLYFSSLFGLALTLLVMSFVVIAVAKFYFLRKVRKGQ; encoded by the coding sequence ATGCTCGATAAAATCTTTCACAACATGACCCGTTTCAGCGCCCTGCTGATCCTTTTCATCGTCGCATGGATTTTCGTCGTCCTTTTCGACCATTCGACCGAAGCGATGCAGGCCTTCGGATTCGATTTCATCGCAAAAGACGAATGGGCTCCGAACGTTGATAAATTCGGCGCCTATGCGGCGATTTTCGGTTCGGTCGTTTCGACCTTCCTGGCGATGCTGATCGCCATTCCCGTCGCGATCGGCGTCGCCATCTTTTTGAGCGAAATCGCCCACGACAAAATCAAGGGCTTTTTCGGGGTCAGCGTCGAGCTCCTCGCCGCGATCCCCTCGGTGATTTACGGAATGTGGGGCCTTTTTTACTTCGTCCCCATCATCCGCGACCTCTTCGGCGGAATGGGGATCGGGCTCCTCAGCGCCGCAATCGTCCTCTCGATCATGATCCTCCCGTTCATGGCCGCCGTAACCCGTGATGCGATGAACACCACCCCCGATATCCTCAAAGAGTCGGCCTACGCGCTGGGGGGAACCCAGTGGGACGTTATCAAGGACATTATCATCCCTTACGCCAAAGCGGGGATAATCGGTTCGCTGATCCTGGCACTGGGGCGGGCAATCGGGGAGACGATGGCCGTCACCTTCGTCATGGGGAACGTTCACCACACCCCCACCTCGATCCTCTCGCCGACGACGTCGATCCCGGTGACACTCGCCAACGAGTTTACCGAGGCCGATTCATCGCTCTATTTCTCGAGCCTCTTCGGACTGGCGCTGACCCTGCTCGTCATGAGTTTCGTCGTCATCGCCGTTGCGAAATTCTACTTTTTGCGTAAAGTGAGGAAAGGCCAATGA
- a CDS encoding CCA tRNA nucleotidyltransferase: MIPLPEPVNEVIRTLWEAGIRPVLVGGFVRDALARNVNPDIDIELYNVRTLEQIETLLRPFGKLNLVGKSFGVFKLSLGEYKIDFSPPRTESKRGFGHKGFDVTWHSDIDFATAARRRDFTINAIGYDPIEKRFLDPFGGIGDLASKRLRCVDPETFVDDPLRVLRAVQFAARFELSCDAGLLELCSAMIAQGALEELPKERIFEEFKKLLLLSPRPSLGLELLKEMGGLAFFTPLEQFDSTPQDYLSHPEGDVWTHTLMAVDVMATMRRGEEREDLILMFAVLLHDIGKPLTTLVQNGKLNAPRHAEEGVELAREWLEKITGDKTLIEGVLPLVRYHGWPRKLSRSNASDSEILRLSTEVCIDRLIRVAEADFFGRAFVGDTPDCFEAGIWLHDKAECLGVLYAPPPPLLMGRDLIEAGMEPGETFKLLLDKAYEAQLNRDITTRAEALEWLAKQS, translated from the coding sequence ATGATCCCCCTTCCCGAACCCGTCAACGAAGTGATCCGCACCCTTTGGGAAGCGGGCATCCGTCCGGTCCTCGTAGGAGGATTCGTCCGCGACGCCCTCGCCCGAAACGTCAATCCCGACATCGATATCGAACTCTATAACGTCAGGACGCTCGAACAGATCGAAACCCTCCTCCGGCCGTTCGGCAAACTCAACCTCGTCGGCAAAAGCTTCGGTGTGTTCAAACTTTCGCTCGGGGAGTACAAAATCGATTTTTCCCCTCCCCGCACCGAATCCAAACGGGGTTTCGGCCACAAAGGCTTCGACGTCACCTGGCACAGCGACATCGATTTCGCTACCGCTGCGCGGCGGCGTGATTTTACGATCAATGCCATCGGCTACGATCCCATCGAGAAGCGTTTCCTCGACCCATTCGGAGGAATCGGCGACCTCGCTTCCAAACGGCTGCGCTGCGTCGATCCCGAAACCTTCGTCGACGATCCGCTCAGGGTCCTGAGGGCGGTCCAGTTTGCGGCCCGATTCGAGCTCTCCTGCGACGCGGGACTGCTAGAGCTGTGTAGTGCCATGATCGCACAAGGCGCCCTCGAAGAACTCCCCAAAGAGCGGATATTCGAAGAGTTCAAAAAACTGCTCCTCCTCAGCCCCCGCCCCTCGCTGGGACTGGAGCTCCTCAAAGAGATGGGCGGGCTCGCGTTTTTTACCCCGTTGGAGCAGTTCGACTCGACGCCTCAGGATTACCTCTCCCATCCCGAAGGGGATGTATGGACCCATACCCTGATGGCGGTGGACGTCATGGCGACGATGCGCAGGGGGGAGGAGCGCGAAGACCTGATCTTGATGTTCGCCGTTTTGCTGCACGATATCGGCAAACCGCTCACCACCCTCGTCCAAAACGGCAAACTCAATGCACCGCGCCACGCCGAAGAGGGGGTGGAACTCGCGCGGGAATGGCTGGAAAAAATCACGGGGGACAAAACCCTCATCGAAGGGGTTCTCCCCCTCGTGCGATACCACGGATGGCCCCGCAAACTCTCCCGTTCGAACGCTTCGGATTCGGAAATACTCCGTCTCAGCACGGAGGTGTGCATCGACCGTCTTATCCGCGTCGCCGAAGCCGATTTTTTCGGCCGCGCATTCGTCGGCGACACCCCCGATTGCTTTGAAGCGGGGATATGGCTGCACGACAAGGCGGAGTGTCTGGGTGTCTTGTACGCACCTCCCCCGCCGCTGCTGATGGGCCGCGACCTGATCGAAGCGGGGATGGAACCGGGCGAAACCTTCAAACTCCTTCTCGACAAGGCGTACGAAGCCCAGCTCAACCGCGACATCACCACCCGCGCCGAAGCGCTCGAATGGCTCGCGAAACAATCGTAA
- a CDS encoding HAMP domain-containing sensor histidine kinase, giving the protein MLRIHQLFFLNVLGLFVAALAVASAISFFTLKNMIIEDGKNQLVRSIALLENAVAATADYDALAKQTALKTGYRVTVIAEDGTVIAESDTDKRGMENHLGRIEVMHSMSEPYGMTIRYSETLKTDFIYIAKKITTPDKTLYFRLAMSLKNVMDHFYALWIKFFAAFAILTIISLAIAYNISKKARYDIVQITRYLDEISAKNYKAVLKPEFFREFLQISLLLKNLVKKLHNRDKQKRKHTARLRLINKQQNDILSAISHEFKNPIAAIMGYTETLQDDPELDPKIRQKFLEKILANTQRVTLMLDRLALSVKLENNDLQAKPTRFDMQEVCTETVSILQGKYPHRRIVYHGISKTVFADKTMMELVITNLVDNALKYSEEEVTLTLTETTLAVTDRGIGISPAELDKITSKFYRVQKNRWDNSMGLGLSIVSYILKLHDTVLSIESTLGIGSTFGFPIGHLVEKPAKPKK; this is encoded by the coding sequence GTGCTAAGAATCCATCAGCTCTTTTTCCTGAACGTCCTGGGGTTGTTCGTCGCCGCGCTCGCGGTTGCCTCCGCCATCAGCTTTTTCACCCTCAAAAACATGATTATCGAAGACGGGAAAAACCAGCTCGTACGCAGCATCGCCCTCCTTGAAAATGCCGTCGCCGCAACTGCCGATTACGACGCGCTGGCAAAACAGACCGCCCTCAAAACAGGGTACCGGGTCACCGTGATCGCCGAAGACGGCACCGTCATCGCCGAAAGCGACACCGACAAACGGGGGATGGAAAACCACCTGGGACGGATCGAGGTAATGCATTCGATGAGCGAACCCTACGGGATGACGATCCGTTATTCCGAAACCCTCAAAACCGACTTCATCTACATCGCCAAAAAAATAACGACCCCCGACAAAACGCTCTATTTCCGGCTCGCCATGAGCCTTAAAAACGTGATGGACCACTTCTACGCGCTGTGGATCAAATTTTTTGCCGCGTTTGCGATCCTGACAATCATTTCGCTCGCCATCGCCTATAACATCTCCAAAAAAGCGCGTTACGACATCGTCCAGATTACCCGCTATCTCGATGAAATATCGGCCAAAAACTACAAGGCGGTCCTCAAACCCGAGTTTTTCCGGGAATTCCTGCAGATTTCGCTGTTACTCAAAAACCTCGTCAAGAAACTGCATAACCGCGACAAACAAAAACGTAAACACACCGCCAGACTGCGCCTTATCAACAAACAGCAAAACGATATCCTCTCGGCGATCAGCCATGAGTTCAAAAACCCTATCGCGGCGATCATGGGATATACGGAGACCCTTCAGGACGATCCCGAACTCGATCCCAAAATACGGCAGAAGTTCCTCGAAAAGATCCTTGCCAACACGCAGCGCGTGACGCTGATGCTCGACCGTCTCGCCCTCTCGGTCAAACTCGAAAACAACGATCTTCAGGCCAAACCGACAAGATTTGACATGCAAGAGGTGTGCACCGAAACGGTTTCGATCCTCCAGGGGAAATACCCCCACCGGCGCATCGTCTATCACGGGATTTCCAAAACGGTGTTTGCCGATAAAACGATGATGGAGCTCGTCATCACCAATCTCGTCGATAACGCCCTGAAATATTCCGAGGAGGAGGTGACACTCACCCTCACCGAAACGACGCTGGCCGTCACCGACAGGGGGATCGGAATCTCACCCGCCGAACTGGACAAAATCACCTCCAAGTTCTACCGCGTCCAGAAAAACCGCTGGGACAACTCGATGGGCCTTGGACTTTCGATCGTCAGTTACATCCTCAAACTCCACGACACGGTATTGAGCATCGAAAGCACTCTCGGAATCGGTTCGACGTTCGGCTTTCCGATCGGCCATCTCGTCGAAAAACCGGCAAAGCCGAAAAAATGA
- a CDS encoding response regulator transcription factor: MDALILIVEDEQDILELMEYHLAKEGFETIGFLNTKRVLEALEEENVDLILMDRNLPGAEGSEFVEMLRKKGVQTPVIFVSAKHKDEEIEQGFERGGDDYITKPFSMKELVLRVKAILRRTKKLSMEGSLVYRDMSLNLAARTLTIDGTPVELTKLEFDLLHALIANQHVVLDRDYLLEHVWGGDEVYQERTVNVAINRLKEKIDPDKTKDYIKTVRGVGYTLC; this comes from the coding sequence GTGGACGCGCTCATACTGATCGTCGAGGATGAACAGGACATTCTGGAGCTGATGGAATACCATCTGGCCAAAGAGGGTTTCGAGACGATCGGGTTTCTCAACACCAAAAGGGTACTCGAAGCGCTGGAAGAAGAGAACGTCGATCTGATCTTGATGGATCGCAACCTTCCCGGGGCGGAGGGGAGCGAATTTGTCGAAATGCTCCGCAAAAAAGGGGTTCAGACCCCCGTCATCTTCGTCAGTGCCAAGCACAAAGACGAAGAGATCGAACAGGGGTTCGAACGCGGCGGCGACGATTACATCACCAAACCTTTCAGCATGAAAGAGCTCGTGCTGCGGGTCAAGGCGATCCTCCGCCGCACCAAAAAGCTCTCGATGGAAGGCTCCCTCGTCTATCGGGATATGTCCCTTAACCTTGCCGCGCGGACCCTCACGATTGATGGCACTCCCGTGGAATTGACCAAACTTGAATTCGACCTGCTGCACGCACTGATTGCCAACCAGCACGTCGTCCTTGATCGGGATTACCTGCTCGAACACGTCTGGGGAGGCGACGAGGTGTACCAGGAGCGGACGGTCAATGTCGCGATCAACCGCCTCAAAGAGAAAATCGATCCGGATAAAACCAAAGACTACATCAAAACCGTACGGGGAGTCGGATACACGCTGTGCTAA
- a CDS encoding PhoU domain-containing protein translates to MLPRYENKLSEIRSMISELLLQIIRTSEETLHAFENGDTALYESARNHLKNLQSDANRIDNEIIKTFALFGPEADELRLLVAYLKMTNELDRIGDGMRKYARRLQEHCAGECDLSVLTGAMIQLHKTTLNALQYIYECLESRELCDAEELYRKVMVEESKNDDLFSIMEKELLTLIITSGELSVEYVKVLGTLRKLERSGDRAVNIAALLLYAQKGGELHIYN, encoded by the coding sequence ATGTTACCACGCTACGAAAACAAACTCAGCGAAATCCGTTCGATGATCTCGGAGCTGCTGCTGCAAATCATCCGCACCAGCGAAGAGACGCTTCACGCTTTCGAAAACGGCGATACCGCCCTCTACGAAAGCGCGCGCAACCATCTTAAAAATCTCCAGAGCGACGCAAACCGGATCGATAACGAAATCATCAAGACGTTTGCCCTCTTCGGCCCGGAGGCCGACGAACTGCGGCTGCTCGTGGCGTATCTGAAAATGACCAACGAACTCGACCGGATCGGCGACGGAATGCGCAAATACGCCCGCCGTCTACAGGAACATTGCGCGGGAGAATGTGATCTTAGCGTCCTCACCGGCGCGATGATCCAGTTGCACAAAACGACCCTCAATGCGCTACAATACATTTACGAGTGTCTGGAATCCCGCGAGCTTTGCGATGCCGAGGAACTCTACCGCAAAGTGATGGTCGAAGAGTCTAAAAACGACGATCTTTTTTCCATCATGGAAAAAGAGCTGCTGACCCTCATCATCACCTCGGGCGAACTCTCGGTCGAATACGTCAAGGTGCTCGGAACCCTTCGCAAACTGGAGCGTTCGGGCGACCGTGCCGTCAATATCGCCGCACTGCTTCTCTACGCGCAAAAAGGCGGAGAGTTGCACATCTACAACTAA
- the pstS gene encoding phosphate ABC transporter substrate-binding protein PstS: protein MLTKATKGLVIAAIAATSMIAADKISGAGATFPAPCYYDWAYSYQKATKTRVNYQAIGSGGGIKQVSERIVDFGGTDAPMTPKELASAKLLQFPAVIGSIVVAHNLPGVADEKLKLKNSVVADIFAGKITMWNDPAIAADNAGVKLPNQKIIVVHRSDGSGTTHVFTDYLSEASKMWKSQFGVGKAIGWKTGVGGKGNEGVTNLIKQTPYSIGYIENAYKEKNNLAAATLQTAEGKWVSATLPNFQNAVKQAKWSKKDHFYSSLVMQDNAYPIVAATFILMPKEKAESNEEVIKFFDHSFRNGDKAAQKLGYIPLPVETTNLVRQYWAENK from the coding sequence ATGCTAACGAAAGCTACCAAAGGTTTAGTCATTGCGGCTATCGCTGCGACGTCAATGATCGCTGCGGATAAAATCAGCGGCGCGGGGGCTACGTTCCCGGCTCCGTGTTATTACGATTGGGCGTACAGTTACCAAAAAGCGACCAAAACACGCGTCAACTATCAGGCGATCGGATCGGGCGGGGGGATCAAACAGGTCTCCGAGCGTATCGTTGATTTCGGCGGAACCGATGCGCCGATGACGCCCAAAGAGCTTGCAAGCGCGAAACTGCTTCAGTTCCCGGCCGTGATCGGATCGATCGTCGTGGCACACAACCTTCCTGGTGTGGCGGACGAAAAACTGAAACTCAAAAACAGCGTCGTTGCCGATATTTTCGCAGGCAAAATCACGATGTGGAACGATCCGGCGATTGCTGCGGATAACGCGGGGGTCAAACTTCCGAATCAGAAAATCATCGTGGTCCACCGTTCCGACGGATCGGGAACGACCCATGTATTCACCGACTATCTGAGCGAAGCGTCCAAAATGTGGAAAAGCCAGTTCGGCGTCGGCAAGGCGATCGGCTGGAAAACCGGCGTCGGCGGCAAAGGGAACGAAGGGGTGACCAACCTCATCAAGCAGACGCCGTATTCGATCGGTTACATCGAAAACGCCTATAAAGAGAAAAACAACCTTGCGGCGGCGACGCTTCAAACGGCTGAGGGCAAATGGGTCAGCGCGACTCTCCCGAATTTCCAGAACGCGGTCAAACAGGCCAAATGGAGCAAAAAAGACCACTTTTACAGCTCGCTGGTCATGCAGGACAACGCCTACCCCATCGTGGCGGCAACGTTCATCCTGATGCCAAAAGAGAAAGCCGAATCAAACGAAGAAGTGATCAAATTCTTTGACCATTCATTCCGTAACGGCGACAAAGCGGCTCAGAAACTCGGATACATCCCCCTTCCGGTCGAGACGACGAATCTTGTCCGCCAGTATTGGGCTGAAAACAAATAA
- a CDS encoding energy transducer TonB has translation MHRFRSFGASLAIHLLIAAAGWGAYQIFQKSPLTETRLAVTLSSYAPIQSAETPPADPQTPLPPQPKRKETATVPAQPIAKPAIAAKPVSATVPAVSKPLQPTPLAVPAPAPLVAPAPRQEIKAAPPPPPAEEKYEEENIAKIRSILAERLKYPKNALRLKQQGEVKVSFTLTPAREVGSVSVTQSSGFEMLDDAACDLIETSASEFPKPQKSVRITVPIGYKIR, from the coding sequence GTGCACCGTTTCCGTTCGTTCGGCGCTTCCCTGGCAATCCACCTGCTGATTGCCGCTGCGGGATGGGGCGCATACCAGATTTTTCAAAAATCTCCGCTGACCGAAACCCGGCTGGCGGTGACACTCTCATCTTATGCCCCTATCCAATCTGCCGAAACACCGCCGGCTGATCCCCAAACACCCCTTCCCCCCCAGCCAAAGCGGAAAGAAACAGCCACAGTCCCCGCGCAGCCCATAGCAAAACCTGCGATTGCCGCCAAACCGGTGAGCGCAACGGTTCCGGCGGTATCGAAACCGCTCCAGCCGACACCCCTCGCCGTCCCGGCACCCGCACCGCTTGTAGCCCCCGCACCGCGCCAGGAGATAAAAGCCGCGCCTCCTCCCCCTCCGGCGGAAGAAAAATACGAGGAAGAGAATATCGCGAAAATCCGATCCATTCTCGCCGAGCGGCTCAAATACCCGAAAAATGCCCTTCGGCTCAAACAGCAGGGAGAGGTGAAAGTGTCGTTCACCCTGACCCCAGCACGGGAAGTAGGGTCGGTGTCGGTGACGCAGAGTTCGGGGTTCGAGATGCTCGACGATGCCGCCTGCGACCTTATCGAAACCTCCGCTTCGGAATTTCCCAAACCGCAAAAAAGCGTTCGGATTACCGTCCCGATAGGGTACAAAATCCGCTAA
- a CDS encoding SurA N-terminal domain-containing protein, with the protein MPFKPSIVLATVLCSATLALAAPATLAIVNGQPITSSDANAFVSKAMPGMNFEKLDPKMKRQVVDQLINQALIKNQVKKSGIQNTPAFKAQYAALKDDLAVDMWMKQQMRKISVTDKEAKTFYDANADKMKQDGKKVPYDKVKNDIMNFIKIEKFKAQMNKTTETLRASSKVEVKL; encoded by the coding sequence ATGCCGTTCAAACCTTCGATCGTTCTCGCAACCGTTTTGTGTTCAGCCACTCTCGCCCTGGCGGCTCCCGCCACGCTCGCCATCGTCAACGGGCAGCCCATCACCTCATCGGACGCGAACGCGTTCGTTTCCAAAGCGATGCCCGGAATGAACTTTGAAAAACTCGACCCGAAAATGAAACGCCAGGTCGTCGATCAGCTCATCAACCAAGCGCTCATCAAAAACCAGGTGAAAAAAAGCGGTATTCAGAATACCCCGGCGTTCAAAGCCCAATACGCCGCACTTAAAGACGATCTGGCCGTCGACATGTGGATGAAACAGCAGATGCGCAAAATTTCGGTCACCGACAAAGAGGCCAAAACGTTCTACGACGCCAATGCCGACAAAATGAAACAAGACGGTAAAAAAGTGCCTTACGACAAAGTCAAAAACGACATTATGAACTTTATCAAAATCGAAAAGTTCAAAGCGCAGATGAACAAAACGACCGAAACGCTCCGTGCGTCTTCAAAAGTCGAAGTCAAACTCTAA
- a CDS encoding EAL and HDOD domain-containing protein — protein MELSVYLAHQPIFDRHGQVFAYELLYRDTHDNAAHVSNHLHATARVLVNTLNYVGLQTLTNGRIAFIKVDDTVIMDKIVLTVPPRSFVLEILESSRINDALVERIAELHAKGYRFALNHYTPGTDCTDFMARVTSLLPYIDYVKIDIAALNAPEQTLSKLKTHRLTFIAEKIEDEAALKKAETYGFDYFQGYYFCAPDLLKKENFDPDASLLLDLIYLLKTNAPLEEILSKFNTSPYLTINLLKLIKQNEEIPQDAVSSVEQALLLLGRKRLSCWLELMFYADGENGTPEENAKTKEVTSQALQRAYLMEELAYTLKQSVHFADVAYMTGILSSARLMFEGDYEELLAQMKVDKTISEALLHGKGELGRLLELAIAVEKNDLPRIGNLILQLDLSDRELNTCLLNSYHRSCMRP, from the coding sequence ATGGAACTTTCGGTATATCTGGCGCATCAGCCCATTTTCGATCGGCACGGGCAGGTTTTTGCCTATGAACTCCTTTATCGCGACACGCACGACAATGCGGCACACGTTTCGAACCATCTCCATGCCACCGCGCGCGTTTTGGTCAATACCCTCAACTACGTGGGTCTTCAAACGCTCACCAACGGCCGAATCGCGTTTATCAAGGTCGACGACACGGTCATCATGGACAAAATCGTCCTGACGGTCCCGCCCCGTTCGTTCGTGCTCGAAATCCTCGAATCGTCCCGGATCAACGACGCGCTCGTCGAGCGGATCGCGGAACTCCACGCCAAAGGGTACCGTTTCGCCCTCAACCATTACACCCCCGGAACCGACTGTACCGATTTCATGGCCCGCGTCACGTCGCTTCTGCCTTACATCGATTACGTCAAAATCGATATCGCCGCACTGAACGCACCCGAGCAGACCCTCTCAAAACTCAAAACGCACCGCCTGACGTTTATCGCCGAAAAAATCGAAGACGAAGCCGCGCTGAAAAAAGCCGAAACATACGGGTTCGATTATTTTCAGGGGTACTACTTCTGCGCTCCCGACCTGCTCAAAAAAGAGAATTTCGATCCCGACGCGTCGTTGCTGCTCGACCTGATCTACCTGCTTAAAACGAATGCCCCTCTCGAGGAGATCCTCTCGAAGTTCAACACATCCCCCTACCTTACCATCAACCTGCTCAAACTGATCAAACAAAACGAAGAGATACCCCAGGACGCCGTTTCGTCTGTCGAACAGGCATTGCTGCTGCTGGGGCGCAAGCGGCTCTCATGCTGGCTGGAACTGATGTTTTACGCCGACGGGGAGAACGGAACGCCCGAAGAAAACGCCAAAACCAAAGAGGTCACCTCCCAAGCGCTCCAGCGCGCGTACCTGATGGAAGAACTCGCCTACACCCTGAAACAGTCGGTCCACTTCGCCGACGTCGCCTACATGACGGGGATACTCTCCAGCGCCCGGCTGATGTTCGAGGGAGATTACGAAGAGCTCCTGGCACAGATGAAAGTCGACAAAACGATCAGTGAGGCGCTGCTGCACGGAAAAGGGGAACTCGGACGGCTGTTGGAGCTGGCAATCGCGGTGGAGAAAAACGACCTTCCGCGGATCGGGAACCTGATCTTGCAGCTTGATCTGTCCGACCGGGAACTCAACACCTGTCTCCTTAACAGCTACCATCGCAGCTGCATGCGCCCTTGA